The following DNA comes from Anopheles coustani chromosome 2, idAnoCousDA_361_x.2, whole genome shotgun sequence.
tagtttgttttatatcaaacttctttatcaaaaaatctttatgttaatataaaaaaagattgaaaaaataatgcacccatagaaaaataaaaaaaatatgtggtttttgcagcgccacctggtgggattgtccagaaacacCATAATTTCGTGTTacataatagtattacacgatattacaatgaaaaaattgcaaaacatttgaatacgatttttatcccggcaatttgctcttttcgctccatagtgcgcTGCCCACAACATGATGTGAAGATCGTCATCGGAGATCTAAATGCTCAGGTCGGGCGAGAGGAGGCCTATAAACCTACGATTGGAAGCTTTAGTGCccaccagctaaccaacgaTAACGGTCTCCGGCTCATAAATTTCGCATCCTCAAGGCACAtgaacatccgtagcaccttcttccagcacaaacctcgtttcagctacacctggagatcgttcgatcgatagaccacgttctcatagacggaaggcacttctcggacatcatcgacgtacgtacgtacaggggcgcaaacgtcgactcggaccacttcctggttatggtgaagctacggcagaagctctgcgctgtcaactcactgcgtcaccggcctaccccacgcctaaacactgcgaacacctgctgttgccgagggctacgcgacagcgcttggggaagcgctACCGGACAACATCGCGACCGCCACAATGTCcctcgatgaccactggcgtatggtggagcgagtcatcagcagcacagccgagcagacactgggccataagccacgtaaccagaggaaagagtggttcgatgacgagtgcaggcgggcactatccgagaagaacgcagcgcgcgcccgaatgctgcagcgcgaaacccgtcagaacgtggaacactacaaacgactgaggacacagcaaacccggctcttcgagagcaagaagcgccgcttcgaggagtcggatgaacaactgatgCAGCAGCTAACTCAGTCGAGGGATACTCGCCAGTTctacaggatgttgaagaagacacGAGGCGGCTACACGCCAaacgtcgcaatgtgtcgtgacgaggagggcaacattcttacggacgagcgagaggtgatcgaaaggtggaagtgctacttcaacggacacctgaacggagcggaattaggggagtccagcagcggcgcaggcagaactgagcagcacattagccaggaggtagatgacgacgtgctcccaccatccttggacgaagtcactagtgccatcaagcagctgaaacagaacaaagcagctggcagcgatgggctggtggcagaactattcaagatggattcggtagagcttgccgtcagtatgcaccagctaattgtgaaaatctgggagcaggaaaggataccggaggactggaagctgggtgtcatccacccagtgtacaagaagggtgacagaatggaATGTGacaactttcgagccatcacagtTCTCAATGCTgcctacaaaatcctatcccagatactcttctgcagactcgcgccccttgctacagatttcgtcggaagctaccaagctgggtttgttggaggcaaatccaccaccgaccagatcttcactctacggcagatcctccagaagtgccgagagcaccagatcccgacgcaccacctcttcatcgacttcaaggcggcctacgacaccatagacaggaaggagctatggaagaccatgcggcagtacagcttTCCCGAGAAGCTGGTTCGGCTGTTAGAagccacaatttttttttttttttttttggagagGGTGCTGTGTAAGGTGAGAATTTCAAACATGCTGTCGGATTCGTTCGAATCTCATCGGGGTCTGAGGCAtggtgatggactctcctgccttctattcaacatcgctcttgaaggtgtcatgaggagcgcgggcttcgacatccgtggcacgattttcacccgctctctccaattcctcggtttcgcggatgacatcgacatcatcgggcggaacacaaggacggtgtgcgaggcgtacaccagactgaaacgcgaggccgcaaggattggactaatgatcaatgcgacgaaaacaaagtacctgctcgtcggaggctctgacagtgacagagccaggctggggagcagtgtatcagtcgacggcgacgaacttgaggtagtagaggagttttgctacctcggcactgtcgtaactccggacaacaacgtgagctgtgaaatccggaggcgcattgttcaggggaatcgtgcctactatggcctccacaaactcctgaggtccagatggcttctcccacgcACTAAGTGTGccatataccgcacgctgattagaccggtcgttctctaTGGGCACGAATCttggactctgctcacggaggacgctAACGCTCTCGCAGTCTTCGAGcggcgcgtgctccggtctatctttggcggtgtgtacgagcagggcgtgtggaggagaagaatgaaccacgagttagctgagctgtatggcgagccggacatcctgacggtggcgaaggccggcaggatccgttggttggggcatgtcatgaggatgccggactcatgccccaccaagaaggtgctcaccagcgacccgcccggcacgagacgacgaggagctcagcgagctcggtggatggaccaagtggagcagaacctgcgagacatcggatgcgaccggggttggagggctgcagccatggaccgagctacctggagaacgattggtgaccaggccatgtcagcacgacgtgctcaactgcgagcgggccagtgaagaagaagaagaagttaatAGTATGcttaaaattttattgcatCAGCTCAACAGCTACAAATACACATCGAACATCAACATGATTGCTAACACACTCATCGTTCATTGTAAAGTTATTGTTCTGCAGGGTATTATTGCCACGCGAATTTGAGCCCATTCTGTCTCTCCCCAAAGATTCCCCTGGTCCCTGTATAATGCTGTACGGTGTATCAATAGGAATAAGATGTATTGACGCATCCTGATGCGAGGGTAACGGGGGCACATGTTCCATGCTCACTACCGTGTATCGAGTTGCGCTcgcaatataaaataaattaagtgtCGTACGAGTAAAAACTTAACGGAAAACAGGAAGATTTCTTTCGATGATTGCAGCATAAGGACACTCGGCACACGACCGGTACGAGTGTCCAGATCGGAATGAGAGCAGTGTCTGTGTTTACTTCTTCTGCGCTGCCAGCAGCTCGTCGGCGGAGGCAGCAACTTCCTTCCACGAGAAATCAATATCGGCAGGCTCGGTGAAGCGCGAGCAGACGGCCATACGCAGGAAGTACACGTCGTTCACCTTGGACGGCACGAGATGGATGTTGCCACGGCCGTTGATGCGTCGCAGCAGATCCTCGTTCAGCTCGTTCGAGCCCTTCAACTTGAAGCACGCCAGCCCCATCTGAACCTCACCGAAGATCTCGAACCGTTCGTCGGCGACGCACAGCGCTTCGAACTGCTTGGCAAACGCGCAATGACGACGGATGTGTGCCTGAATGTTCTCCACGCCGTACAGACGGAGCACGAACCACAGCTTCAGCGCACGGAAGCGACGACCGAGCGGGATCTGCCAATGACGATAGTCCGGAGCGGAGCCCTGCATGTCGTGCTTCAGGTAGAGCGGGTCCACGTTGAACGCGTTCACGATCCAGTACGGTTCCTTCAGCCACATGGCACTGCAGTCGAAGTTGACCAGCATCCACTTGTGCGGGTTAAAGTTGAACGAGTCGGCCGTCTCGATACCCTTCATGAGGTAACGGTACTCCGGGCAGATGAAGGCCGAACCGGCGTAAGCGGCATCGACGTGCACCCACACGTTGTAGCGATTGGCCACCGGGCCGATCTCATCCAGGCGATCGAAGGCGCAAGTGTTCGTCGTACCAAGGGTGGCCACCACATAGAACGGAATCAAACCCGCGTCCAGATCTTCCTTGATTGCCTTTTCGAGCGTTTCGCCACGTAGCTTCAGATTTTCATCAGCTTTCAGCCCACGCAGTTTAACTCCTCCAAGCAAACCCGCTCGCTCCACGGACGAATGAGATTGGTCTGAAAGTGTGAATTAATCGTCGAATAAATTCAACCCGCGATCGAACGGATACCTGTTCGGGAGAGTTACTCACTGGAAGTGTATCCGACCAGCTTGGACACGATCGTATGGTCGTCCCAGTCCGGATGTTCCTCCTTGACGCGCTTCATCGTCTTCGCCTTAGCACCGAGCAGTGCGACCAGGGTGGCTTCACTAGCCGTACCTTGAATAACACCACCACCTTGTCCGCCGGAGCATGCCAGGAACTCCTTTGGCAGATCCAACATCTTGCCCAACCAATCGAGCATCACAACCTCCAACTCGGTACAGGCGGGGCTAGCGATCTAAAAGAGGATCCAGAAAGAAAAGTGATTAAAATCTAAATTATCTTTATTCACATCCGCTTGATTACTAACCCAAGTGAATCCAATGCAAGCGATAGCACCACTAAGCATGTCGGCCACGATCGCAGGATAGGAGTTGGCGGTCGGGAAGTACGCGTGGAACTTCGGGCTGTGCCAGTGCGTGACACCGGGCATGATGACACGCTCGATATCGGCCATGACATCTTCCCACTTGTCCGGCTGCTGGGGCGCCTCATCGGGAATCAGTGGCCGCAGGTATCCCGGCTGTACGGTCGGCAGAACTCGCCTTAAGAAGAAACACAGATAGATACAGATTTCATCACATTGGATCATGGAGAATTCAGTTGAAGGACGTCGGAAACCGTTGCCGTTTAACCGTTGGAGTTTATATGTGCATCTTAAAGTACCGCAGGTGTTACATCCAGGTCATGTTCAAATGATCAACATGGAAAAGGGGACGGTGCAATGCGGAGAGTGGGTCATGTTGCATGTCCGACAATGGTGTAGGTGTATTTAAAGCAAAACCTACCGCGGATCTCCCCACACAGCAACACCACGAAGCCAACAAGCAACACTGTGTGGCTTTGGGAATTGAGCAATACGCCAATTTATGACGCTTGGCCGAGCCTCACGAATACCCCCTCTAGCCGTCACCCTTTGGCCACCTTCTCGCTCGGTTGTATGCCAAGTTTAATTGCTACCACATACTGACGTGGCGGTCGTGGTTTGCACAATTCTACTCGCCTTCAAGAGGAGGGGATAAATTTATGTTGTCTAGCTTTCTGTTTTCGCGCAGACCTTCATCTTGATTTTGGACCCCACTACTACCTTCCTGCTCACTGCAGGCCAATCCAGTGAACCGTGGGACAAAATGTTTAACTCAACAAATCGAAAAAGTAACAGGAGGTTTGAACTTGACCAGGCAGATCAGGATCAGTTCGTGTCGGAGGTTAGTTATCGCGCTTCGTATTCGAAGCTCTGATGGATGCATTTAAtattcatttgtttcattcgaCGTTTAACAGGTTTCAATACTCGTCACGTTTTTCTATGGTGGTCTCTATGGCAACAGCCATGCCAGATTTCGTTGCGACTTTGAATCGTGAACAAAATGTCACAATTTGATTGACGATCTAAGTAGACCATGGAACACTAATTTTGTTCATGTATTTCTACGATCATGATCAACTGTGATTTCATATGATCATGACCTAGCACAAGGTAGGCTATGTTTCACATTAAGAAATCCATGGTCAGCGATTCTCCAACGATGTGCCCGAAAGTTCTATTTCCTTTAAAAAAGTTGCCATGATGTGAAAACATTGAGAATCGCTGCCATAGATCATCATCCTGTAAACTATTTCATATCTTCCGAGCAGACCTGTACTTGGACAAACCTgttggaatattttaaaacttttttttgcgaaaaacCCACTGGAATTTTAATTGACGTTCATCAATCTGTACGGGTCCAGGTGATCGAAGGAAATCTTTCGAATTCCAATAGTTGTAGGCCGCACACATTCTTTGACCAACCAGACAAGTGTAATTATGCTGCCGACCGGTTAAATTCTCGTTTTCCGTGTGCATGACACCTTCGTACACCGTTTCATAACCCTGGACTTGGTGCTCACTATACAGAAAAGCTCAGCTTGTCACTTTTTGTCTAGTCGATACCGGTCTCCATCCATCTTCATTCCTCGACGATTGGGTGGCCTTGAATATCTGTTGTTAATCATCCGTATCA
Coding sequences within:
- the LOC131266922 gene encoding aromatic-L-amino-acid decarboxylase-like; translated protein: MPVPSEKRTEMQAPEFKDFAKEMVDYIANYLENIRDRRVLPTVQPGYLRPLIPDEAPQQPDKWEDVMADIERVIMPGVTHWHSPKFHAYFPTANSYPAIVADMLSGAIACIGFTWIASPACTELEVVMLDWLGKMLDLPKEFLACSGGQGGGVIQGTASEATLVALLGAKAKTMKRVKEEHPDWDDHTIVSKLVGYTSNQSHSSVERAGLLGGVKLRGLKADENLKLRGETLEKAIKEDLDAGLIPFYVVATLGTTNTCAFDRLDEIGPVANRYNVWVHVDAAYAGSAFICPEYRYLMKGIETADSFNFNPHKWMLVNFDCSAMWLKEPYWIVNAFNVDPLYLKHDMQGSAPDYRHWQIPLGRRFRALKLWFVLRLYGVENIQAHIRRHCAFAKQFEALCVADERFEIFGEVQMGLACFKLKGSNELNEDLLRRINGRGNIHLVPSKVNDVYFLRMAVCSRFTEPADIDFSWKEVAASADELLAAQKK